The following DNA comes from Bacteroidetes bacterium SB0662_bin_6.
TGGCATGCTCCGATTCCCGAGTACCCGTCGAGCACATTTTCGATCAGGGCTTTGGAGACCTGTTCGTGATCCGTGTCGCCGGAAACATCGTTACGCCGTCTCTGGCAGGCAGTGCGGAGTACGCGGTGCAGCAGCTCGGCACGCGGCTTCTCGTCGTGTTGGGTCACACCCGATGCGGCGCGGTCGGAGCAACGCTGGAAAGCCTCCGGCAACCCGGCGGCAAGCTATCGGAAAACATAGCGTCGATTGTCGACCGAATTCGTCCTGCGGTGGAGGACCTGTTAAAAACGGAACCTGAATGCGACCCGGATGCGTTGCTGCGCCAGGCAGTGCGGGCAAACGTGCGCAGATCCGTGGACGCGCTTCGGCAGGA
Coding sequences within:
- a CDS encoding carbonic anhydrase; protein product: MISAVEALKRLQEGNRRFVDGVRHIEAPASPEKRKDLLAGQAPFAVILACSDSRVPVEHIFDQGFGDLFVIRVAGNIVTPSLAGSAEYAVQQLGTRLLVVLGHTRCGAVGATLESLRQPGGKLSENIASIVDRIRPAVEDLLKTEPECDPDALLRQAVRANVRRSVDALRQDSEILRQLMDRDGLRIVGAEYSLESGEVDFFDDAPA